Proteins encoded by one window of Acuticoccus sp. MNP-M23:
- a CDS encoding chemotaxis protein CheW, which translates to MDGLDDLLAEFITDTQESLESVDVRLVELESAAADPDVDNAASVNELFRIMHTIKGTCGFLGLPRMANVAHVAESLMDDFRNGKPVTHEAVDATLLAVDRLKELLSDIESSNGEEPKGSDETIIETLKAAANAQAPAKAAADPGAAAAAEPEPVPAAKAPAAAAAPAAGSAANANVAKPGSPAKPAAPAKPAARAKPGEGGRGGDTGEAEARSDSSIRVSVETLEHLMTVVSELVLTRNELTEIMRSDEGSTQKLALQRLSTVTGELQQAVMSTRMQPIGNAWRKLPRIVRDVSSSLGKKIELEMNGAQTELDRQVLEAIKDPLVHMVRNAADHGLETPGERRAKGKPEKGRITLNAYHEGGQILVEIADDGKGLDVDKIREKAVDRGMATAEDAARMPDEQVFSFIFGAGFSTAAQVTSVSGRGVGMDVVQSNVERIGGYIDVRSTLNVGSIFTLKIPLTLAISKALIVGIDNDDFAVPQTSVDELLKVEPRGPHCIKLIKNSPVLRSRDRLLPVVDLRSLLGLPGAYNEDGTPRVTDENTTGFVMVIVARGMRFGMLVDTVLRTEEIVVKPLPTALRNHEVFSGSTILGDGRVIMIVDPNGLRSAASNAADGSLQAPPKTVEEPEAVRDKQLLLTFRAAGPNRKVMPISLITRLEEIDLADADQSDGQWCIQYNDELIPLVWFGPPPDPTKGENKPLLVMSDDGRSMGLLVDEILDIEEDEVIVQIPSEQDGILGSAIIAGHPAEIIDVSYFLGLASAHWFEPQVSSADRRIQILLIDDSVFFRNLVAPVVRAAGFDPIVCSSGKEAIERLNNGLRPKIIVTDVDMPEMDGYEFAETVTKMPELEGIPVLALTGLVNQEAIDRGREAGFYDYISKLDRNGLIQALREFARPSEKQEMAA; encoded by the coding sequence ATGGACGGTCTCGACGACCTTTTGGCCGAGTTCATCACCGACACGCAGGAGTCGCTCGAGTCGGTCGACGTGCGACTGGTGGAGCTTGAAAGCGCGGCTGCCGATCCGGATGTCGACAACGCCGCCAGCGTGAACGAGCTGTTCCGCATCATGCACACCATCAAAGGAACCTGCGGGTTCCTGGGTCTGCCGCGGATGGCGAACGTTGCCCACGTGGCTGAAAGCCTGATGGATGACTTCCGCAACGGCAAACCCGTCACCCACGAAGCCGTCGACGCCACGCTTCTGGCGGTCGATCGGCTGAAAGAGCTTCTGTCCGACATCGAATCCAGCAATGGCGAAGAACCCAAGGGCAGCGACGAGACCATCATCGAGACTTTGAAGGCAGCCGCCAACGCGCAGGCGCCGGCAAAGGCTGCCGCAGACCCGGGTGCCGCGGCTGCAGCCGAGCCAGAGCCGGTTCCGGCTGCGAAGGCGCCGGCGGCAGCCGCTGCTCCCGCTGCCGGCTCCGCTGCCAACGCCAACGTTGCCAAACCCGGAAGCCCGGCCAAGCCGGCGGCGCCTGCCAAGCCTGCTGCCAGGGCCAAGCCCGGTGAAGGTGGTCGCGGCGGCGACACTGGCGAGGCCGAGGCACGCTCCGACAGCTCCATCCGCGTCTCCGTCGAGACGCTGGAACATTTGATGACGGTGGTCTCGGAGCTGGTCCTGACCCGCAACGAGCTGACCGAGATCATGCGGTCCGACGAGGGGTCCACGCAAAAACTTGCGCTGCAGCGCCTTTCCACGGTGACGGGCGAACTGCAGCAGGCGGTCATGTCAACGCGGATGCAGCCCATCGGCAATGCATGGCGCAAGCTGCCGCGGATCGTACGAGACGTTTCATCCAGCCTCGGAAAGAAGATCGAGCTGGAGATGAACGGCGCACAGACGGAACTTGACCGGCAGGTGCTGGAGGCAATCAAGGACCCTCTGGTTCACATGGTGCGCAACGCGGCCGACCATGGCCTGGAGACGCCCGGTGAGCGCCGCGCCAAAGGCAAGCCAGAGAAAGGCCGCATTACCCTCAACGCCTACCACGAGGGTGGGCAGATCCTCGTGGAGATTGCCGACGACGGCAAGGGCCTCGACGTGGACAAGATCCGTGAAAAGGCCGTCGATCGCGGCATGGCCACGGCCGAGGACGCCGCACGGATGCCGGACGAGCAGGTGTTCTCGTTCATCTTCGGCGCAGGGTTTTCCACCGCCGCACAGGTCACCAGCGTGTCCGGACGCGGGGTGGGGATGGATGTCGTCCAGTCCAACGTCGAGCGGATCGGCGGCTATATCGACGTTCGGTCCACCCTCAACGTGGGTTCGATCTTCACGCTGAAGATCCCGCTGACGCTGGCGATCTCCAAGGCGCTGATCGTCGGCATCGACAACGACGATTTTGCGGTTCCGCAAACCTCCGTCGACGAATTGTTGAAGGTGGAGCCCCGCGGCCCGCATTGCATCAAGCTGATCAAGAATTCGCCGGTGCTGCGTTCCCGGGACCGCCTGTTGCCGGTGGTGGACCTCCGCTCGCTGCTCGGCCTGCCCGGTGCCTACAACGAGGACGGAACGCCGCGGGTCACCGACGAGAACACCACCGGGTTCGTGATGGTGATCGTCGCCCGGGGCATGCGCTTCGGCATGCTGGTGGACACGGTGCTGCGCACTGAGGAAATCGTCGTCAAGCCGTTGCCGACGGCATTGCGCAACCACGAAGTGTTCTCCGGGTCCACCATTTTGGGCGACGGCCGGGTCATCATGATCGTCGATCCCAACGGTTTGCGCAGCGCGGCCAGCAATGCGGCCGATGGCAGCCTGCAGGCCCCACCAAAAACGGTCGAGGAGCCGGAAGCCGTGCGCGACAAGCAGCTTCTTCTCACGTTCCGCGCGGCGGGTCCCAACCGCAAGGTCATGCCCATCAGCCTGATCACGCGGCTGGAAGAGATCGACCTGGCGGATGCCGACCAGAGCGACGGGCAGTGGTGCATCCAGTACAATGACGAACTCATCCCGCTGGTCTGGTTCGGCCCGCCGCCGGACCCCACCAAGGGCGAGAACAAGCCGCTCCTCGTCATGTCCGACGACGGCCGCTCCATGGGCCTTCTGGTGGACGAGATCCTCGACATCGAGGAGGACGAGGTCATCGTGCAGATCCCGTCCGAGCAGGACGGCATCCTTGGCAGCGCGATCATCGCAGGCCACCCGGCCGAAATCATCGACGTCAGCTACTTCCTGGGTCTGGCCTCGGCCCACTGGTTCGAGCCGCAGGTATCGAGCGCGGATCGCAGGATCCAGATCCTGCTGATCGATGACTCGGTGTTCTTCCGCAACCTTGTCGCCCCCGTGGTGCGAGCGGCCGGCTTCGATCCGATCGTGTGCAGCTCCGGCAAGGAGGCGATCGAGCGGCTCAACAACGGCCTGCGGCCGAAGATCATCGTCACCGACGTCGATATGCCGGAGATGGATGGCTACGAGTTTGCGGAGACGGTCACCAAGATGCCCGAGCTTGAGGGGATCCCGGTCCTGGCGCTCACCGGTCTCGTCAACCAGGAGGCTATTGATCGTGGCCGCGAGGCAGGCTTCTACGACTACATCTCGAAGCTCGATCGCAACGGACTGATCCAGGCACTGCGTGAATTTGCACGTCCCAGCGAAAAGCAGGAGATGGCCGCATGA
- the phnA gene encoding phosphonoacetate hydrolase, with translation MALRETGDAQRSRAVTVNGRRYALPTRTTAVICYDGCDPAYVEAARAAAIVPHLAQMMDEGFAAIADAAMPTFTNPNNLSIVCGAPPSVHGISGNYYFDEATGRETMMVDAEGMRAGTILAALAGAGARVAAITAKDKLLKALANDLDGIAFSAERADDATLAQNGIEDVTGLVGRAAPSQYDPDLSLFVLDAGVRLIEAGRVDVAYLSLSDLVQHSHAPGSGGANAFMAAVDQRVGALIAAGATVGIVADHGMNDMAHGDGRARVAYVADALDATFGPGRTRVICPITDPFVRHHGALGGFVRIHVTDAAVDPAAVLAAVGAIAGVGRVLPGAEAAAEFEMPPEREGAAVAIAAPGYALGAHAADHDLSALAGTRLRSHGGLAERRVPFILSRPLNAAYQQKTANLRNYDIFDFALNGVV, from the coding sequence ATGGCGCTGAGAGAGACCGGCGATGCGCAACGTTCGCGCGCTGTCACCGTCAACGGGCGCCGCTACGCGCTGCCGACCCGCACCACGGCGGTGATCTGCTACGACGGTTGCGATCCGGCCTATGTCGAGGCCGCCCGCGCGGCCGCCATCGTCCCGCACCTTGCGCAGATGATGGACGAGGGCTTTGCCGCCATCGCTGACGCGGCGATGCCCACCTTCACCAACCCCAACAATCTGTCGATCGTCTGCGGGGCGCCGCCCAGCGTTCACGGCATCTCGGGCAATTATTATTTCGATGAAGCCACGGGGCGCGAAACCATGATGGTGGACGCCGAGGGCATGCGCGCCGGCACCATCCTCGCCGCGCTGGCAGGGGCCGGCGCGCGGGTGGCCGCCATCACCGCCAAGGACAAGCTCCTCAAGGCACTCGCGAATGACCTTGATGGGATCGCCTTTTCGGCCGAGCGCGCGGACGACGCGACGCTGGCGCAAAACGGTATCGAGGATGTGACCGGGCTCGTCGGCCGCGCAGCGCCCTCGCAGTACGACCCCGACCTGTCGCTGTTCGTGCTGGATGCCGGTGTCCGGCTGATCGAGGCGGGCAGGGTGGACGTCGCCTATCTCTCGCTGTCCGATCTGGTGCAGCATTCCCACGCGCCGGGGTCGGGTGGCGCCAACGCCTTCATGGCCGCGGTGGACCAGCGCGTTGGTGCGCTGATTGCCGCGGGCGCCACGGTCGGCATTGTCGCCGACCATGGCATGAACGACATGGCGCATGGCGATGGTAGGGCCCGCGTGGCCTATGTGGCCGACGCGCTGGACGCCACATTCGGCCCAGGACGAACGCGGGTGATCTGCCCGATCACCGATCCGTTCGTGCGCCACCACGGCGCGCTCGGCGGGTTCGTTCGCATCCACGTGACCGACGCTGCGGTGGACCCTGCAGCAGTGCTGGCTGCGGTCGGCGCGATTGCCGGCGTGGGCCGGGTGCTGCCCGGCGCCGAGGCGGCGGCGGAATTCGAGATGCCGCCGGAGCGCGAGGGGGCAGCGGTGGCCATTGCCGCGCCCGGTTACGCCCTGGGTGCCCACGCCGCCGACCACGACCTTTCGGCGCTGGCGGGAACGCGGCTGCGCTCGCACGGCGGGCTGGCGGAGCGGCGCGTGCCGTTCATCCTCTCCCGGCCGCTGAA
- a CDS encoding chemotaxis protein CheW — protein MSMTAVQREMTDDAEGFVTARLAGHWFALPISAVHEIFPLTRITTVPLSPPGLIGVLNLRGRIVTALDTRQILGFPARKEPPSIAIGIERGNELFGLAVDEMGDVLTSLPSERERPPSNLDKRWRDVVVGVQRSEDQLVLIVTVDRLFDDIVSLVAS, from the coding sequence ATGAGCATGACTGCGGTTCAAAGAGAGATGACGGACGACGCGGAGGGGTTCGTCACGGCACGCCTTGCCGGTCACTGGTTCGCGCTGCCGATCAGCGCGGTCCATGAGATCTTCCCGCTGACGCGCATCACCACGGTGCCCTTGTCGCCGCCCGGCCTCATCGGAGTCCTGAATTTGCGCGGCCGGATCGTGACGGCACTGGACACGCGGCAGATCCTGGGATTTCCGGCGCGCAAGGAGCCTCCCAGCATCGCCATCGGCATCGAGCGGGGCAATGAACTGTTCGGCCTGGCGGTGGACGAGATGGGAGACGTCCTGACCTCCCTTCCGTCCGAGCGCGAACGGCCGCCCTCCAACCTCGACAAGCGGTGGCGCGATGTTGTGGTGGGCGTGCAGCGCTCGGAAGACCAACTTGTCCTCATTGTCACGGTGGACCGCCTGTTCGACGATATCGTCTCGCTGGTTGCCTCGTGA
- a CDS encoding rod-binding protein yields MIELSSLSPLAGAGALTPAQAANAPSAYSARPPGVTPSQTLGEKFEAAMMTPMIAAILPPDDSVVWGGSAGKMWRGLFAEEIATATASAGGFGIAQIIDRAIAEQTGSTQ; encoded by the coding sequence ATGATCGAGCTTTCGTCCCTTTCACCACTTGCCGGCGCCGGTGCGTTAACGCCCGCTCAGGCGGCGAACGCACCGTCGGCGTATTCGGCCCGGCCGCCAGGGGTCACGCCCAGCCAGACCCTCGGCGAAAAATTCGAAGCCGCAATGATGACGCCGATGATCGCTGCGATCCTGCCGCCGGATGACAGCGTCGTCTGGGGTGGCAGCGCGGGCAAGATGTGGCGCGGCTTGTTTGCAGAGGAAATCGCAACCGCAACGGCCAGCGCAGGCGGGTTTGGCATCGCCCAGATCATTGACCGCGCCATCGCCGAGCAGACGGGAAGCACGCAATGA
- a CDS encoding protein-glutamate O-methyltransferase CheR — protein MVAPPALSSDDFAYISRLLKENSGLIVTPDKAYLINTRLKPIVERNGLATVSALVRQMKSGRLLSLKDEVVDAMTTNESLFFRDSKPFQALIEMMLPTLCERGRTRPIRVWCAAASTGQEPYSIAMMLEDNARLFGGRDISIFATDLSQAALRRARMGEYTAFEVGRGMPADVLQRHFTKTESGHYVVSPKVRARVSFRARNLLEPFDSMGNFDIIFCRNVLIYFDRPTKADVLNRMAKLLPPEGYLVLGGPETTLGLSDAFVRHPTWRNIYTKADKPDSAAKVRDGAYA, from the coding sequence ATGGTAGCGCCGCCTGCACTGTCATCGGACGATTTTGCCTATATCAGCCGTCTCCTGAAGGAGAATTCGGGGCTCATCGTCACGCCGGACAAGGCGTACCTCATCAACACCAGGCTCAAGCCCATTGTGGAGCGCAACGGCCTTGCGACGGTGTCTGCGCTTGTGCGCCAGATGAAATCGGGCCGCCTTCTCTCGTTGAAGGACGAGGTGGTCGACGCGATGACCACCAACGAATCCCTCTTCTTTCGTGACAGCAAACCGTTTCAGGCCCTCATCGAGATGATGCTGCCAACGCTTTGCGAACGGGGCAGGACGAGACCGATCCGCGTCTGGTGCGCTGCGGCCTCCACTGGCCAGGAGCCCTATTCCATCGCCATGATGCTGGAAGATAATGCGCGGCTGTTCGGCGGCAGGGACATCAGCATCTTTGCCACCGATCTGTCGCAGGCGGCACTGCGGCGGGCGCGCATGGGCGAATACACTGCTTTCGAAGTGGGCCGGGGCATGCCGGCCGACGTGCTGCAGCGCCACTTCACCAAGACCGAGAGCGGCCACTATGTGGTTTCGCCCAAGGTTCGTGCGCGTGTCAGCTTCCGGGCCCGCAACCTGCTCGAACCGTTCGACTCGATGGGCAATTTCGACATCATCTTCTGCCGCAACGTGCTCATCTATTTTGATCGGCCGACGAAAGCAGATGTGCTCAACCGCATGGCAAAGCTCCTGCCGCCCGAGGGTTATCTCGTGCTCGGCGGCCCGGAGACGACGCTCGGCCTGTCGGACGCGTTCGTGCGGCACCCGACCTGGCGCAATATCTACACCAAGGCTGATAAACCGGACTCGGCCGCCAAAGTGAGGGATGGCGCTTACGCCTGA
- a CDS encoding chemotaxis protein CheB — translation MTQSPALRIALRRALQSADANMVLASNDLVPLRPGAPRAGRTALVIDADMPGLGGEALTERISDVASTSQIIVVTSDAARGKTLRVPVTRAGAAAFFILPVTDHPSELKPIATQIAALLRSSKPAARRSVSQLAAPEAAAPRPVRARRRIKPEILVIGSSTGGPQALITLFSDFSPATTNVPVLIVQHMPAAFTPVLAEHISRSTAWRAREAQHGEGLAPGEVRIAPGGVHLSIKGRGANAKLALTDDPPVNFCRPSADVLFFAAAEQFGAGVLAVILTGMGHDGAAGGRAINAAGGTVLAQDEETSVVWGMPGAAVAAGVVERVVALPAMGTTVARALSGETPW, via the coding sequence TTGACGCAGTCGCCGGCGCTGCGGATCGCGCTGCGACGCGCACTTCAGAGCGCAGACGCGAACATGGTCCTCGCCAGCAACGATCTGGTTCCGTTGCGTCCCGGGGCACCCAGGGCCGGGCGCACAGCTCTGGTAATCGACGCGGACATGCCGGGGCTGGGCGGCGAAGCCTTGACCGAGCGTATCTCGGACGTGGCGTCCACCAGTCAGATCATCGTGGTCACATCCGACGCAGCGCGCGGCAAGACGCTGCGGGTCCCGGTGACACGCGCCGGCGCCGCTGCCTTCTTCATCCTTCCCGTGACCGACCACCCGAGCGAATTGAAACCCATCGCAACCCAGATTGCGGCGCTCCTCCGATCGTCGAAACCTGCAGCCCGCCGCAGTGTCTCCCAGCTGGCGGCACCGGAGGCCGCCGCACCACGCCCCGTGCGCGCACGGCGCCGGATCAAGCCCGAAATTCTGGTGATTGGCAGTTCAACCGGAGGCCCGCAGGCACTGATCACGCTTTTTTCCGATTTCTCGCCCGCCACCACGAACGTGCCCGTGCTTATCGTCCAGCATATGCCGGCGGCATTCACGCCGGTTCTTGCCGAGCACATTTCCCGGTCCACCGCGTGGCGCGCCAGGGAGGCGCAGCATGGCGAGGGTCTCGCGCCGGGCGAAGTGCGCATTGCGCCGGGCGGTGTTCATCTTTCCATCAAGGGGCGGGGTGCAAACGCGAAGCTTGCCTTGACCGATGATCCCCCCGTCAATTTCTGTCGACCATCGGCGGATGTGCTGTTCTTTGCGGCAGCCGAGCAATTTGGCGCCGGTGTGCTCGCCGTGATCCTGACCGGCATGGGGCATGACGGGGCCGCCGGCGGCCGCGCGATCAATGCAGCCGGCGGCACGGTTCTGGCGCAGGACGAAGAGACGAGCGTTGTCTGGGGCATGCCCGGCGCGGCTGTCGCGGCGGGGGTTGTGGAGCGGGTGGTTGCGCTGCCCGCCATGGGCACAACGGTTGCGCGTGCGTTGTCAGGGGAAACACCATGGTAG
- a CDS encoding flagellar biosynthetic protein FliR has protein sequence MNDAPAAYVLAMAVLFARIGAIFMIAPGLSSMRAPVKVRLLIALGVTLALAPPLIDTAADAVSDRTPAALLRVLGMEAIIGLFIGLMTRLLMMALSTMAIAIANMVGLGGIPGTAIDGNEPSQAAASLFNVTALMIIFLTDLHHEILRAGLDSYAVVAPGGIYDAQTALSDVADRASEAFLVALRLSAPFIIYSVIVNFAIGLTNKLTPQLPVFFVALPMVTAGGLMMIAYAVREMMFAFRLAFEQLVVAL, from the coding sequence GTGAACGATGCACCCGCGGCTTACGTCCTTGCCATGGCGGTGCTTTTTGCACGGATCGGCGCGATCTTCATGATTGCGCCCGGACTGTCCTCCATGCGCGCACCGGTGAAGGTCCGCCTTCTGATCGCGCTCGGCGTCACGCTGGCGCTGGCACCCCCGCTGATCGACACGGCGGCGGACGCAGTGTCAGACCGCACGCCGGCCGCGCTCCTGCGCGTCCTCGGGATGGAGGCCATCATCGGTCTGTTCATCGGGCTGATGACGCGGCTTTTGATGATGGCGCTCAGCACCATGGCCATCGCCATCGCCAACATGGTCGGCCTTGGCGGCATTCCGGGCACCGCGATTGATGGCAATGAACCTTCCCAGGCAGCGGCATCGCTGTTCAATGTCACCGCGTTGATGATCATCTTTCTGACCGATCTTCACCACGAGATCCTGCGCGCCGGGCTTGATTCCTACGCAGTGGTCGCCCCCGGCGGCATATACGACGCGCAGACCGCTCTGTCGGACGTCGCAGACCGCGCCAGCGAGGCCTTTCTGGTGGCGCTTCGCCTTTCGGCGCCGTTCATCATCTATTCGGTGATCGTCAACTTCGCCATCGGCCTGACCAACAAGCTGACCCCGCAGCTGCCGGTCTTCTTCGTGGCGTTGCCGATGGTGACGGCCGGCGGTCTCATGATGATCGCCTATGCGGTGCGCGAAATGATGTTCGCCTTCCGCCTCGCCTTCGAGCAGCTTGTGGTGGCGCTGTGA
- a CDS encoding LysR substrate-binding domain-containing protein, translating to MTKRRLPPIKSLIALDAIVRTGSVSAAAEQLSVTHGAVSKQLAQLETWLGMNLFCERRRGMIVNEAGARLAASVESALNGIESALADVSASKGQAALTVVAPATFAMRWLMPRLPAFAQEHPGIGVQVRPTHTTEDWDALGYDLVVRRAEPLPERLGPRPFYTESLGLLVPAALAGSAADPASLAFVDAATRTGDLSRWCTHALKGTPKRPPKVYPHFYIALEAALSGIGAIVAPVDLLAAQILSGALVEPWPSMRIAGARQTIGVNPDGQNPQAAETLARWMQREWQNTPAPISRQRTAALS from the coding sequence ATGACAAAACGACGACTTCCGCCGATAAAATCATTAATTGCACTTGATGCTATTGTTCGCACTGGCAGTGTATCTGCTGCAGCGGAGCAATTGTCGGTCACACATGGCGCCGTCAGCAAGCAACTGGCGCAGCTGGAGACATGGCTGGGGATGAATCTGTTCTGCGAGCGGCGCCGCGGCATGATTGTGAACGAAGCGGGCGCGCGGCTGGCCGCGTCCGTGGAAAGCGCCCTGAACGGGATCGAGTCCGCGCTTGCAGACGTGTCCGCTTCAAAAGGTCAGGCGGCGCTGACCGTGGTGGCCCCGGCCACCTTTGCCATGCGCTGGCTGATGCCGCGCCTGCCGGCGTTTGCGCAGGAGCACCCCGGCATCGGGGTTCAAGTTCGCCCCACCCACACCACCGAGGATTGGGACGCGCTCGGCTACGATCTTGTCGTGCGCCGCGCGGAGCCGCTGCCCGAGCGGCTCGGCCCCCGGCCCTTCTACACCGAAAGCCTTGGCCTTCTGGTGCCTGCCGCTCTTGCCGGCAGCGCCGCAGACCCCGCATCTCTTGCCTTCGTCGACGCGGCAACCCGGACTGGCGATCTCTCCCGCTGGTGCACCCATGCGCTCAAAGGCACGCCAAAGCGTCCACCAAAGGTGTATCCGCACTTTTACATTGCGCTGGAGGCAGCGCTTTCGGGGATCGGCGCGATTGTTGCCCCGGTGGACCTTCTTGCCGCACAAATCCTGTCCGGCGCGCTGGTGGAGCCTTGGCCGTCAATGCGCATTGCCGGCGCGCGCCAAACCATCGGCGTCAATCCGGACGGGCAGAACCCGCAGGCTGCCGAAACGCTTGCCCGCTGGATGCAGCGCGAGTGGCAGAACACCCCCGCCCCCATATCCCGCCAACGCACAGCCGCACTATCCTGA